From the Carya illinoinensis cultivar Pawnee chromosome 4, C.illinoinensisPawnee_v1, whole genome shotgun sequence genome, one window contains:
- the LOC122308448 gene encoding formin-like protein 14 isoform X2 produces the protein MDKEEDKSKARPSTPIPPTQGYYGPRNAYCPPFMMHPNVYMNSYTYAWGSQSQPMPPFPTTFIHPPSSNAEESSRVEQTSQPPPMPPLPTMVIYPPSSSAEESRQPPPMPPFPTAFIYPPSTNTEESARLQEVIQPPPMPPFPTAFIYPPSTNAEESGRFQQAIQVGI, from the exons ATGgacaaagaagaagataaaagcaAAGCCAGGCCTTCTACACCAATTCCACCAACTCAG GGATATTATGGTCCAAGAAATGCCTATTGCCCGCCATTTATGATGCATCCAAATGTATATATGAATTCATATACATACGCATGGGGTAGCCAA TCCCAACCAATGCCACCATTTCCAACAACGTTCATCCACCCTCCGTCGAGTAATGCCGAGGAGTCAAGTCGTGTTGAACAAACTAGCCAG CCGCCACCAATGCCACCGCTTCCAACAATGGTCATCTATCCTCCGTCGAGTAGTGCGGAAGAGTCGAGACAA CCCCCACCAATGCCACCTTTTCCAACAGCATTCATCTATCCTCCGTCAACTAATACGGAGGAGTCGGCCCGTCTTCAAGAAGTGATCCAA CCCCCACCAATGCCACCTTTTCCAACTGCGTTCATCTATCCTCCATCGACTAATGCGGAGGAGTCTGGCCGTTTTCAACAAGCGATCCAAGTAGGAATTTGA